A DNA window from Mycobacterium sp. IDR2000157661 contains the following coding sequences:
- a CDS encoding chloride channel protein, whose product MSRRTVEFGSAIVIIGLLAGVAGAATTLLLHAVEHLTYHYSFGTLLDGVGASSPVRRALGPMTGGALAGLGWWLLRRRSEVPQLSSAIADPRPLPRIPLSIDAALQVLLVGAGASLGREGAPRQLAAAMSDFGTSRLALTPRDREILLACAAGAGLGAVYSVPLGGALFTVQILLRTWHPRVVGAALITSSLAVAVASPVTHLEHALTWPEARLSYLFVFLALALAPLAAAVGLVFDRLTAAARPHVQLRSGLLVPAIATAGLATGICSIWWPELPGNGRSILTVSVNSELTLGAAAMILLLKPLLTALFLRAGAVGGLLTPALATGAAAGSVVALTLNHWAGTDLDVSAVSLTCAAGVLAITQRAPAFAALFVWELAHPPYWLLIVFAVAAYAAHALRVARERNAPLRSTAES is encoded by the coding sequence GTGTCCCGGCGCACCGTCGAATTCGGCAGTGCGATCGTCATCATCGGCCTGCTCGCCGGTGTGGCGGGTGCCGCCACGACGCTGCTGCTTCACGCCGTCGAACACCTCACGTACCACTACTCGTTCGGCACGCTGCTGGACGGTGTCGGAGCCAGCAGTCCGGTCCGCCGGGCGCTCGGGCCGATGACCGGCGGGGCTCTGGCCGGTCTCGGGTGGTGGCTGCTGCGGCGGCGCAGCGAGGTGCCGCAGCTGTCATCGGCGATCGCGGACCCGCGACCGCTGCCGCGGATTCCGCTGTCCATCGACGCCGCGCTGCAGGTGCTGCTCGTGGGGGCGGGCGCATCGCTGGGCCGGGAGGGAGCGCCCCGCCAACTCGCCGCGGCCATGAGCGACTTCGGCACGTCGCGTCTGGCGCTGACGCCACGGGACCGCGAGATCCTGCTGGCCTGCGCGGCGGGCGCCGGCCTGGGCGCGGTCTACAGCGTGCCGCTCGGCGGCGCCTTGTTCACCGTCCAGATCCTGCTGCGCACCTGGCATCCGCGTGTGGTCGGCGCCGCATTGATCACGTCGAGCCTCGCGGTCGCCGTCGCGTCGCCCGTCACCCACCTCGAGCATGCGCTGACCTGGCCCGAGGCCCGGCTGTCGTATCTGTTCGTGTTCCTGGCGCTCGCACTCGCCCCGTTGGCCGCGGCCGTCGGTCTGGTGTTCGACCGGCTGACGGCGGCGGCCCGACCGCACGTGCAGCTTCGCTCGGGGCTCCTGGTCCCGGCCATCGCGACGGCCGGCCTGGCGACGGGGATCTGCTCGATCTGGTGGCCGGAACTGCCCGGCAACGGACGCAGCATCCTGACTGTGAGCGTCAACAGCGAGCTGACCCTGGGCGCGGCGGCGATGATCCTGCTGCTCAAACCGCTGCTGACCGCGCTGTTCCTGCGCGCGGGCGCGGTCGGCGGTTTGCTGACCCCTGCGCTGGCGACGGGGGCGGCGGCGGGTTCGGTCGTGGCGCTGACCCTCAATCACTGGGCCGGCACGGACCTCGACGTGTCGGCGGTGTCGCTGACGTGCGCGGCCGGCGTGCTGGCCATCACGCAGCGAGCGCCGGCGTTCGCGGCACTGTTCGTCTGGGAACTGGCCCACCCGCCGTACTGGCTGCTGATCGTGTTCGCGGTCGCCGCATACGCGGCGCACGCTCTTCGGGTGGCGCGCGAACGCAACGCCCCGCTGCGGTCTACTGCCGAGTCTTGA